One Desulfobulbus propionicus DSM 2032 DNA segment encodes these proteins:
- a CDS encoding 4Fe-4S cluster-binding domain-containing protein, with protein sequence MRLDTCRICPRQCGVDRRAASSGFCRTDDGYAIASITLHRGEEPAISGTRGICNVFFGHCNLRCRFCQNVQISRNEAPLKGANWSLTTVVDRITAILASGVDRLGFVSPSHMVAQMLAIIAEVRQRGFAPVIVYNSNGYDRVETLRQLEEWIDVYLPDCKYSDPLLAGRWSGAADYPRVAAAALAEMYRQKGNLLHLDDDGLAERGLIVRHLVLPGAVANSLGVLRFLAEELSPRLTLSLMSQYQPIEAVAGLEPLNRQLLPEEYARVVAEMERLGFAHGWVQEFSSADYYNPDFSLDSPFGE encoded by the coding sequence ATGAGATTGGACACCTGCCGCATTTGTCCCCGGCAGTGCGGCGTTGACCGCAGGGCCGCCTCCAGCGGTTTCTGCCGGACTGACGACGGCTACGCCATTGCTTCGATCACCCTGCACCGGGGCGAGGAGCCGGCAATCAGCGGCACGCGAGGCATCTGCAATGTCTTTTTCGGCCACTGCAACCTACGCTGCCGTTTTTGCCAGAACGTGCAGATCTCACGCAACGAGGCCCCGCTCAAGGGCGCAAACTGGTCGCTGACAACCGTGGTCGACAGGATCACCGCCATCCTCGCCTCCGGCGTCGACCGGCTGGGATTCGTCTCGCCGTCGCACATGGTGGCGCAGATGCTCGCGATCATCGCCGAGGTACGGCAACGGGGCTTTGCCCCGGTGATCGTCTACAACTCCAACGGCTACGACCGGGTGGAAACCCTGCGCCAGCTCGAGGAGTGGATCGATGTCTACTTGCCCGACTGCAAATACAGCGATCCACTCCTGGCCGGCAGGTGGTCGGGCGCGGCCGATTACCCCCGGGTGGCGGCCGCGGCCCTGGCCGAGATGTACCGTCAGAAGGGCAACCTGCTCCATCTTGACGACGACGGCCTGGCCGAGCGCGGCCTGATCGTCCGCCACCTGGTGTTGCCCGGCGCGGTGGCCAACAGTCTTGGCGTGCTCCGCTTCCTGGCCGAAGAGCTTTCCCCCCGCCTGACCCTTTCCCTGATGTCCCAATATCAGCCCATCGAGGCCGTGGCCGGTCTGGAACCGCTCAACCGGCAACTCCTGCCCGAGGAATACGCCCGAGTGGTGGCCGAGATGGAACGGCTCGGCTTTGCCCACGGCTGGGTGCAGGAATTTTCCAGCGCCGATTATTACAATCCGGATTTCTCCCTGGACTCGCCCTTTGGCGAATGA
- a CDS encoding PAS domain S-box protein yields the protein MHTPDQQQSDCLRQSEEQYRALFESMQEGVIYFSGPREIERMNSAAHHILGRSLAEVRQRYAKAALLTLVDEHGLRLNPQTDSIARCFATGQAETGALFTTFNPQSGRDLWLVANVTPQFKEYGVTPYQVIVTFNDITDQMRTRHGRRFRLWLLENSHRWTMAELLRQTLDKIGEHTGSPIGFYHFVDEAQGTLSLQMWSSATQERFCRIGGKSGATYAFDKAGVWLDALRQRTTVVHNDYASLPQRKGMPEGHATVVRELVTPIVRDGTIVAILGVGNKERDYTEEDAALVQHFADLSWDLVERKRVEEERRESRRKLNSLISNLPGMAFSVEDNEQRTFHFVSDGCLELTGYSARELMSPAMGSLAALIHPHDRARVVAAARQALAENRFHEVEYRLCLADGRERIVLERGSGVTGRSADTPLIEGFVTDITEQKNAAERIADSHRQLLTILDSIEAQIFVADMETHEVLFVNRKMKDLFGDHALGQLCYRVFQNQERPCGFCTNNQLLDERGEPGPVRQWERFNPVTGRWYVHYDRAVRWLGGKIVRMQVAFDNTDRKESELKLRQMQKMEAIGLLAGGVAHDFNNILSVILGYATMALDELGSSSSRVKRDVLQIQKAGLRARDLVKQILSFCHQSEEHFQPLKPHLIVKEVVKMLRSSFPSTIAITSRIAVLDALVLADPSQIHQVLMNLCTNALHAMKGSGELLIELEQTDLHQKRRRELQDLPSGPYLRLSVKDSGTGIPPEIVDKIFDPFFTTKKEGEGTGLGLAVVLGIVKAHKGAVTVDSKPEQGTTFSVYLPVFQQQTAEETAEELEELPRGEETILIVDDEPAVAMAMARMLNTLGYSTEVFTDSSKAFEAYTRDPTLFDLVITDMTMPRFTGVAIARAMLALRPDQPIIICTGYTEAINEAGAKAEGIRAFLVKPVSLATLAQAVRRVLNQREG from the coding sequence ATGCACACGCCAGACCAGCAGCAGAGCGATTGCTTGCGCCAATCGGAAGAACAGTACCGGGCCCTGTTTGAATCCATGCAGGAAGGGGTGATCTATTTCAGCGGTCCTCGGGAAATCGAGCGCATGAATTCGGCGGCCCATCACATCCTGGGACGCTCCCTGGCCGAAGTCCGGCAACGGTACGCCAAGGCGGCCCTGTTGACCCTGGTCGACGAACATGGCTTGCGTCTCAATCCGCAGACCGATTCGATCGCCCGCTGTTTCGCCACCGGCCAGGCGGAAACCGGTGCCCTGTTCACCACCTTTAATCCGCAATCGGGACGGGACCTGTGGCTCGTTGCCAATGTGACCCCCCAATTCAAGGAATACGGCGTCACCCCCTATCAGGTAATCGTCACCTTCAACGACATCACCGACCAGATGCGCACCCGCCACGGCAGGCGGTTCCGCCTGTGGCTGCTGGAAAACAGCCATCGCTGGACCATGGCCGAACTGCTGCGCCAGACCCTGGACAAGATTGGTGAACATACCGGCAGCCCGATCGGGTTCTATCACTTTGTCGACGAGGCGCAAGGAACGCTGTCCCTGCAGATGTGGTCCTCGGCCACCCAGGAGCGCTTCTGCCGGATCGGCGGCAAGAGCGGCGCCACCTATGCCTTCGATAAGGCCGGGGTGTGGTTGGACGCCCTCCGCCAGCGGACCACGGTCGTGCACAACGACTATGCCTCGCTGCCCCAAAGAAAGGGGATGCCCGAGGGGCATGCCACGGTCGTGCGCGAATTGGTCACCCCGATCGTGCGCGACGGGACCATTGTCGCCATTCTCGGGGTCGGCAACAAGGAACGGGACTACACCGAGGAAGACGCGGCGCTGGTGCAGCATTTCGCCGATCTTTCCTGGGATCTGGTGGAGCGCAAACGGGTGGAGGAAGAGCGGCGGGAATCCCGGCGCAAGCTCAACTCGCTGATCAGCAACCTGCCCGGCATGGCCTTCAGCGTCGAGGACAACGAGCAGCGCACCTTCCATTTTGTCAGCGACGGCTGCCTGGAGCTCACCGGCTATTCAGCCAGGGAACTGATGTCGCCGGCCATGGGGTCGCTCGCCGCCCTGATCCATCCGCACGACCGGGCAAGGGTGGTGGCGGCGGCGCGGCAGGCCCTGGCGGAAAACCGTTTTCACGAAGTCGAGTATCGGCTGTGCCTGGCCGACGGCCGGGAGCGGATTGTCCTGGAACGGGGGTCGGGCGTCACCGGCCGCAGTGCCGACACCCCTCTGATCGAGGGGTTTGTTACCGACATCACCGAACAAAAAAACGCGGCCGAACGAATCGCCGACTCACACCGGCAGCTGTTGACCATCCTCGACAGCATCGAGGCCCAGATCTTTGTCGCCGACATGGAGACCCACGAGGTGCTGTTCGTCAACCGCAAGATGAAGGACCTGTTTGGCGACCATGCCCTGGGCCAACTCTGTTACCGGGTCTTTCAGAATCAGGAACGGCCGTGCGGCTTCTGCACCAACAACCAACTGCTCGACGAACGGGGCGAGCCGGGACCGGTGCGTCAATGGGAACGCTTCAATCCGGTCACCGGCCGCTGGTATGTCCATTATGACCGCGCGGTTCGCTGGCTGGGCGGCAAGATCGTGCGCATGCAGGTCGCCTTTGACAACACCGACCGCAAGGAATCGGAACTCAAACTGCGCCAGATGCAGAAAATGGAGGCCATCGGTCTGTTGGCCGGTGGCGTGGCCCACGATTTCAACAATATCCTGTCGGTGATCCTCGGTTACGCCACCATGGCCCTGGACGAACTGGGCAGCAGCTCCTCGCGGGTCAAGCGCGACGTGCTCCAGATCCAGAAAGCCGGGCTGCGGGCGCGCGACCTCGTCAAGCAGATCCTTTCCTTCTGTCACCAGTCCGAAGAGCATTTTCAACCCTTGAAACCGCACCTGATCGTCAAGGAAGTGGTCAAGATGCTGCGGTCCTCGTTTCCCTCGACCATTGCCATCACCTCTCGGATCGCGGTGCTCGACGCCCTGGTGCTGGCTGATCCTTCACAGATTCACCAGGTGCTGATGAATCTGTGCACCAATGCCCTGCACGCGATGAAGGGGAGCGGCGAACTGCTGATCGAACTGGAACAGACGGACCTCCACCAGAAACGGCGGCGGGAATTGCAGGATCTGCCCAGCGGCCCCTATCTGCGGCTCAGCGTCAAGGATAGCGGCACCGGCATTCCACCGGAGATCGTGGACAAGATTTTCGATCCTTTTTTCACCACCAAGAAGGAAGGGGAGGGTACTGGCCTGGGGCTGGCGGTGGTCCTGGGCATTGTCAAGGCCCACAAAGGAGCGGTGACCGTGGACAGCAAACCGGAGCAGGGCACCACGTTTTCCGTGTACCTTCCCGTCTTTCAGCAGCAGACAGCGGAAGAAACCGCCGAAGAGCTGGAGGAGTTGCCTCGCGGCGAGGAGACGATCCTGATCGTTGACGATGAACCGGCCGTGGCCATGGCCATGGCCCGGATGCTCAACACGCTGGGGTACAGCACCGAGGTGTTCACCGACAGCTCCAAGGCCTTCGAGGCCTACACCAGGGATCCAACGCTGTTCGACCTGGTGATCACCGACATGACCATGCCCCGGTTCACCGGCGTGGCCATCGCCCGGGCCATGCTCGCCCTGCGGCCGGACCAGCCGATCATCATCTGCACCGGCTATACCGAGGCCATCAACGAGGCCGGGGCCAAGGCCGAGGGCATTCGCGCCTTTCTCGTCAAACCGGTCTCCCTGGCCACCCTGGCCCAGGCGGTGCGCCGGGTCCTGAACCAGCGCGAAGGTTGA
- a CDS encoding helix-turn-helix transcriptional regulator: protein MAGEEMYRVIVDSLSAHVAVLDENGVIVETNRAWRQFARHNGMRDPVDCVGLNYLMTCDTGSGDEGDGRLIGRAIRQVIAGEIEEFLTQYPCHSPTEKRWFSLRVVPYRDHHAKRVIVTHENITPIMLAQEKLRQQEKELQHKTEKLEETNIALKVLLEHRDRDREQLEERIVANIRELALPYLEKLGDTSLSPRQRTLVDIAVNHLGDIVSSFLNRLSTVNLLLTPQEIEVATMVRQGKSSQEIADVLGVSVATVSFHRKKLRRKLGLSKNGVNLRTYLLSLQ, encoded by the coding sequence ATGGCAGGAGAAGAGATGTATCGGGTGATCGTCGATTCGCTGTCCGCCCATGTGGCGGTGCTGGATGAAAATGGCGTCATCGTCGAGACCAATCGGGCCTGGCGGCAGTTTGCCCGGCACAACGGCATGCGCGACCCGGTGGACTGCGTCGGTCTCAACTACCTCATGACCTGCGACACCGGCAGCGGCGACGAGGGCGACGGCCGGCTGATCGGCAGGGCCATCCGCCAGGTGATCGCCGGCGAGATCGAGGAGTTTCTCACCCAGTATCCCTGCCATTCGCCCACCGAGAAACGGTGGTTCAGCCTGCGGGTCGTGCCCTACCGCGACCACCATGCCAAGCGAGTGATCGTTACCCACGAGAACATCACTCCGATCATGCTCGCCCAGGAAAAACTGCGGCAGCAGGAAAAGGAACTGCAGCACAAGACCGAAAAGCTGGAGGAGACCAACATCGCCCTCAAGGTGCTGCTGGAACATCGCGACCGTGACCGCGAACAGCTGGAGGAACGGATCGTGGCCAATATCCGCGAACTGGCCCTGCCCTATCTGGAAAAACTGGGCGACACCTCCCTGTCTCCACGGCAGCGCACCCTGGTGGACATCGCCGTCAACCATCTGGGGGATATTGTCTCCTCCTTTCTCAACCGGCTCTCCACCGTCAATCTGCTCCTCACCCCCCAGGAGATCGAGGTGGCGACCATGGTCCGCCAGGGTAAGAGCAGTCAGGAAATAGCCGATGTCCTCGGGGTGTCCGTGGCCACGGTCAGTTTTCACCGCAAGAAACTGCGACGCAAGTTGGGGCTGAGCAAAAACGGCGTCAACCTGCGCACCTACCTGCTGAGCCTCCAGTAA
- a CDS encoding DUF190 domain-containing protein has protein sequence MHGYQLTFFTQQDRSHKGLPVAKWLVEQARDIGIGGATLIPAAEGYGHDRRLRSVHFFELADQPLQVTMAVSEMEAERLFARIKEEGVNVFFVKTPIEFGMTGEL, from the coding sequence ATGCATGGCTATCAACTGACATTTTTCACCCAACAGGACCGCAGCCACAAAGGCCTGCCCGTGGCGAAATGGCTGGTTGAACAGGCGAGGGACATCGGCATCGGTGGGGCGACCCTGATTCCCGCAGCCGAGGGATACGGCCATGATCGGCGGTTGCGGTCCGTCCATTTCTTCGAACTCGCCGACCAGCCCTTGCAGGTGACCATGGCGGTCAGCGAGATGGAAGCCGAACGGTTGTTCGCCCGGATCAAGGAGGAAGGGGTGAACGTGTTTTTCGTCAAGACGCCCATCGAGTTCGGCATGACCGGCGAACTTTAA
- the crcB gene encoding fluoride efflux transporter CrcB, whose translation MFNSILAISLGASAGAVLRWLLGRWLNALFPLIPPGTLAANLLGGYLIGVALAVFSSLPHLSPEWRLLIITGFLGGLTTFSTFSAEVSTLLQEGRVAWAMAAISIHVLGSLAMTLLGLATVVLVKRL comes from the coding sequence ATGTTCAACTCAATTCTTGCCATCAGTCTCGGGGCTTCGGCCGGCGCGGTGCTGCGCTGGTTGCTGGGCCGTTGGCTGAACGCTCTTTTTCCGTTGATTCCGCCCGGAACCCTGGCCGCCAATCTGCTTGGCGGCTACCTCATCGGCGTGGCCCTGGCGGTTTTTTCCTCTCTGCCCCACCTGTCCCCGGAATGGCGACTGCTTATCATCACCGGTTTCCTGGGCGGTCTCACCACCTTCTCCACCTTTTCGGCGGAAGTGAGCACCCTGTTGCAAGAAGGGCGTGTCGCGTGGGCTATGGCCGCCATCTCGATCCATGTGCTCGGCTCGCTCGCCATGACCCTGCTCGGCCTGGCAACGGTGGTGCTGGTGAAACGACTGTAA
- a CDS encoding hydrogenase maturation protease, producing MHISHKTHIVSEGPEVAIFGCGNLLMGDDGFGPTVIARLRQLDLPPSVRLFDVGTSIREQLLDYLMLPLARPKVLIVVDAEFVSGQPPGQVRHCTPRELERRKVADFSLHQFPTVNLLAELEEESGIEVLLLLAQAASLPDHVAPGLSPPMQAAVDTACARLLDLVGLHTACRHHSPATVLEAAAS from the coding sequence ATGCATATCTCGCACAAAACACACATCGTGTCCGAGGGGCCGGAGGTGGCTATTTTCGGCTGTGGCAATCTCCTCATGGGCGACGACGGATTCGGCCCAACGGTGATCGCCCGCCTGCGCCAGCTTGACCTGCCGCCATCGGTGCGCCTGTTCGATGTCGGCACCTCGATCCGCGAGCAGTTGCTCGATTACCTGATGCTGCCCCTGGCGCGTCCCAAGGTACTGATCGTGGTTGACGCCGAATTCGTGTCCGGACAGCCGCCCGGACAGGTGCGGCACTGCACGCCAAGGGAGCTGGAACGGCGCAAGGTGGCTGATTTTTCCCTGCACCAGTTTCCCACGGTCAATCTCCTGGCCGAACTGGAAGAGGAGAGCGGCATCGAGGTGCTGTTGCTGCTGGCCCAGGCGGCCTCCCTGCCTGACCACGTCGCTCCGGGACTGTCGCCTCCCATGCAGGCGGCCGTCGACACGGCCTGCGCGCGCCTGCTCGACCTTGTCGGCTTGCACACCGCTTGCCGACACCACAGTCCCGCAACCGTCCTGGAGGCCGCCGCGTCATGA
- a CDS encoding 4Fe-4S dicluster domain-containing protein yields the protein MYEVKVNDLAEEFGVHRNTIRNWINSGVLPAQEGPGRRYLIQWEDYKRLCDKYGREPRIAPDAAAASEPSPAPRTNGAVPVPVRLEAKTNPLYTSPILADVCLTCGSCAGACPISGVDDLDPRKIIRMAFLGLDDELVESDWPWKCTMCGKCEVVCPMNVEIVQLLRRIRARRSRDKVPPAIQKGVMTCLEKGNNLGIPKDDFLALLKELGEELAERSCPGFVTPVDVRGARLLVTVNSKQPFAEPDSLTWWWKIFHAAGESWTISSEYWEGVNWGLHSGDYSAMRTIVKRIIDNIERLNCKALLLPECGHAYYATRYALERWFPESLQQFKIYTVFDLLLEYLDQGRITLNPNIHTQLATFHDSCNYGRKSLKTFGHGYFDEARTLTRACCPNYIDMIPDREENYCCGAGGGAWASPFWAERVYHGRIKARQISESGAKVVVTACQNCRDQLQTSLNREFNLNIDVQFVWELVANSLITQPSDVVEGRHA from the coding sequence ATCTATGAGGTCAAGGTCAATGATTTGGCCGAAGAGTTCGGGGTCCATCGCAACACTATTCGCAACTGGATCAATTCCGGCGTCCTGCCGGCCCAGGAAGGACCGGGCCGGCGTTACCTGATCCAGTGGGAAGATTACAAACGGCTGTGCGACAAGTACGGCCGCGAACCCCGCATCGCCCCCGATGCGGCAGCGGCCAGCGAACCGTCGCCCGCGCCGCGAACCAACGGCGCGGTACCGGTGCCGGTCCGCCTGGAGGCAAAAACCAACCCGCTCTACACCTCGCCGATTTTGGCCGATGTCTGCCTCACCTGCGGTTCCTGCGCCGGCGCCTGCCCGATCTCCGGCGTTGACGACCTCGATCCGCGCAAAATCATCCGCATGGCCTTCCTCGGCCTGGACGACGAACTGGTGGAAAGCGATTGGCCCTGGAAATGCACCATGTGCGGCAAGTGCGAGGTGGTCTGCCCGATGAACGTCGAGATCGTCCAGCTGCTGCGCCGCATTCGCGCCCGCCGTTCCCGCGACAAAGTGCCGCCAGCGATTCAAAAGGGGGTCATGACCTGCCTGGAGAAGGGCAACAACCTTGGCATTCCCAAGGACGATTTTCTGGCGTTGCTCAAGGAACTGGGCGAGGAACTCGCCGAGCGGTCATGCCCCGGCTTTGTCACCCCGGTGGATGTGCGCGGCGCGCGGTTGCTGGTGACCGTCAATTCCAAACAGCCCTTTGCCGAGCCCGACAGCCTTACCTGGTGGTGGAAGATCTTCCATGCCGCCGGCGAATCGTGGACCATCTCCTCCGAATATTGGGAGGGGGTCAACTGGGGGCTGCATTCCGGCGATTACAGCGCCATGCGCACCATTGTCAAGCGGATCATCGACAATATCGAACGGCTCAACTGCAAGGCCCTGCTCCTGCCCGAGTGCGGCCACGCCTACTACGCCACCCGCTACGCCCTGGAACGCTGGTTTCCCGAGTCGCTCCAGCAATTCAAAATCTACACCGTGTTTGACCTGCTGCTCGAATATCTCGACCAAGGCCGGATCACGCTCAATCCCAACATCCACACCCAGCTGGCGACCTTCCACGACTCCTGCAACTACGGCCGCAAGTCATTGAAAACCTTTGGCCACGGGTATTTCGACGAGGCCCGGACCCTGACCCGCGCTTGCTGTCCCAACTACATCGACATGATCCCCGACCGCGAGGAAAATTACTGCTGCGGGGCCGGCGGCGGCGCCTGGGCCAGCCCGTTCTGGGCCGAGCGGGTCTATCATGGCCGGATCAAGGCCCGGCAAATCAGCGAGTCCGGAGCCAAGGTGGTGGTCACCGCCTGCCAGAACTGCCGCGACCAGCTGCAGACCTCGCTCAACCGCGAATTCAATCTCAACATCGACGTCCAATTTGTGTGGGAACTGGTGGCCAATTCCCTGATCACCCAACCCTCGGATGTCGTGGAGGGCCGCCATGCCTGA
- a CDS encoding FAD-dependent oxidoreductase, whose translation MPEQTMIGSVLVVGGGISGMQAALDMADSGYYVYLVEKTGAIGGAMPQYNKVFPTNDCSMCIIAPKLVECGRHPNIRIMTLSTVLDVNGRAGNFTVRVREYPRYVDTAKCIACGQCSGSCPKSVDDSFNANITKRKAIYIKYPQAVPLKYQIDPQACIHLNNAEKCGLCAEICPPGAINFADRERDHELRVGAVVMALGFQVFDPSTAKVWGYGVYPNVITSLQFERYLSPGGPTEGLLTRPSDRKPVKKIAFLQCIGSRDKNRCNNEYCSAVCCMYAIKEAMTVKEANPELEVTIFYMDMRTPGKEFDRYLERARNEYGVRFVRSRIHGVEPKGRKGDLRLHYISVQGKQVEEVVDLVVLSVGLETPDSMIRLAEKIGIHMTPDRFASISAFMPVHTSKRGVFTCGAFNGPRDIPQSVIGGSAAAASVSALLTPARHTLTRTLPPPMEQDVSGEAPRIGVFICHCGTNIAGVVDVEEVAAYAASLPQVVHVTRNLFTCSQDTQDLMVQQIREKGLNRIVVAACTPRTHEPLFRKTLKSAGINEYLIEMANIRNQNAWVHNQEPDMATAKAKDLVRMAVAKVTSQTARKPLRIPIAPSVLIIGGGVAGMTAALNLADQGYQIHLVEKTTQLGGNALHLFQTWNGEHVPRFLKELKERVQQHPLIEVAYTSTVLAVSGHVGNFTTTIRTGSSRKRTIEHGAVIITTGAKRYIPEEFEYGKIPKVVASIEFDKLHMHNETRVAGGKSFVFIQCVGSRNEERPYCSKSCCTHSIQSAIKLKKEVPSRQIYILYREIRTYGQRERIYNQARELGIVFINYELHGPPQIKKADNGVLVEVWDHVLHRPLEIRADVVILAAATLASPEAAELASLFKLPLNSDGFFQEAHVKLRPVEFNVDGVFVAGLAHYPKPLEESISQALAAAAKAGRLLARKEINLEPNVALVNPILCDGCGLCVEVCPYQAITLAEYRDESGEPRKTVHIDQVLCKGCGICQGTCPKRGVDVAGFTYAQIEAQIDAALEIAEPAEEEA comes from the coding sequence ATGCCTGAGCAGACCATGATCGGTTCGGTGCTGGTGGTGGGCGGCGGCATCTCCGGGATGCAGGCGGCGCTCGACATGGCAGATTCGGGTTACTACGTCTACCTGGTGGAAAAGACCGGAGCCATTGGCGGGGCCATGCCTCAATACAACAAGGTCTTTCCCACCAACGACTGCTCGATGTGCATCATCGCGCCCAAGCTGGTCGAGTGCGGCCGCCACCCCAACATCCGTATCATGACCCTGTCGACCGTGCTCGATGTCAACGGCCGGGCCGGCAATTTCACCGTGCGGGTGCGCGAATATCCCCGCTACGTCGACACCGCCAAGTGCATCGCCTGCGGCCAGTGCAGCGGCAGCTGCCCGAAAAGCGTCGACGACTCCTTCAATGCCAACATCACCAAGCGCAAGGCGATCTACATCAAATACCCGCAGGCGGTGCCGCTCAAGTATCAGATCGATCCCCAGGCGTGCATCCATCTTAACAACGCGGAGAAATGCGGTCTCTGCGCCGAGATCTGCCCACCGGGAGCGATCAATTTCGCCGATCGCGAACGCGACCACGAGCTCCGGGTGGGCGCGGTGGTCATGGCGCTCGGCTTCCAGGTCTTTGATCCGTCCACGGCCAAGGTCTGGGGCTATGGGGTGTATCCCAACGTGATCACCTCGCTCCAGTTCGAGCGCTACCTGTCACCGGGCGGTCCCACCGAGGGCCTGCTCACCCGTCCCTCGGACCGCAAGCCAGTGAAGAAGATCGCCTTTCTCCAGTGCATCGGCAGCCGCGACAAGAACCGCTGCAACAACGAGTACTGCTCGGCGGTGTGCTGCATGTATGCGATCAAGGAGGCGATGACCGTCAAGGAGGCCAATCCCGAGCTTGAAGTGACCATTTTTTACATGGACATGCGCACCCCGGGCAAGGAGTTCGACCGCTACCTGGAACGGGCGCGCAACGAGTACGGGGTTCGTTTTGTCCGCTCCCGCATCCACGGGGTCGAACCCAAGGGGCGCAAGGGCGACCTGCGGCTGCATTACATCAGCGTTCAGGGCAAGCAGGTGGAAGAGGTGGTCGATCTGGTGGTGCTGTCGGTCGGCCTGGAAACCCCGGATTCGATGATCCGCCTGGCGGAAAAGATCGGCATTCACATGACGCCGGACCGCTTTGCCTCGATCTCGGCCTTCATGCCGGTACACACCTCCAAGCGGGGCGTGTTCACCTGCGGCGCCTTCAACGGCCCGCGCGACATTCCCCAATCGGTGATCGGCGGCTCGGCGGCGGCGGCCAGCGTCTCGGCCCTGCTGACTCCGGCGCGCCACACCCTGACTCGCACCCTGCCGCCGCCGATGGAACAGGATGTCAGCGGCGAGGCTCCTCGTATCGGCGTGTTCATCTGCCATTGCGGCACCAACATCGCCGGGGTGGTCGATGTCGAGGAGGTGGCCGCCTATGCTGCCTCCCTGCCGCAGGTGGTGCACGTGACGCGCAACCTGTTCACCTGTTCCCAGGACACCCAGGATCTGATGGTGCAACAGATCAGGGAAAAAGGCCTCAACCGGATCGTGGTCGCCGCCTGCACCCCCCGGACCCACGAACCGCTGTTCCGCAAGACCCTCAAGTCGGCCGGGATCAACGAATACCTGATCGAGATGGCCAACATCCGCAACCAAAACGCCTGGGTGCACAACCAGGAGCCGGACATGGCCACGGCCAAGGCCAAGGATCTGGTCCGCATGGCGGTGGCCAAGGTGACCAGCCAAACGGCCCGCAAGCCGCTGCGCATCCCCATCGCCCCGTCGGTGCTGATCATCGGCGGCGGCGTGGCCGGGATGACCGCGGCCCTCAACCTGGCCGACCAGGGATACCAGATCCATCTGGTGGAAAAAACCACCCAGCTGGGCGGCAATGCCCTGCACCTGTTTCAGACCTGGAACGGTGAGCATGTGCCCCGGTTTTTGAAGGAGCTGAAAGAGCGGGTGCAGCAGCATCCGCTGATCGAGGTGGCCTACACCAGCACGGTGCTGGCGGTCAGCGGCCATGTGGGCAACTTCACCACCACCATCCGCACCGGTTCCAGCCGTAAACGGACCATCGAGCACGGGGCGGTGATCATCACCACCGGTGCCAAACGCTACATTCCTGAGGAATTCGAATACGGCAAGATCCCCAAGGTGGTGGCCTCGATCGAGTTCGACAAACTGCACATGCACAATGAGACCCGGGTGGCGGGCGGCAAGTCCTTTGTGTTTATCCAGTGCGTCGGTTCACGCAATGAGGAGCGGCCCTACTGCTCCAAATCGTGCTGCACCCACTCGATCCAGAGCGCCATCAAGCTGAAAAAAGAAGTCCCCTCGCGCCAGATCTACATTCTCTACCGCGAGATCCGCACCTACGGCCAGCGCGAGCGGATCTACAACCAGGCCCGGGAGCTGGGCATCGTCTTCATCAACTACGAGCTACACGGCCCACCGCAGATCAAGAAGGCCGATAACGGCGTGCTGGTCGAGGTCTGGGACCATGTGCTCCACCGCCCCCTGGAGATCCGCGCCGATGTGGTCATCCTCGCGGCCGCCACCCTGGCCAGCCCGGAGGCCGCGGAACTGGCCAGCCTGTTCAAACTGCCGCTCAACAGCGACGGATTTTTCCAGGAGGCGCACGTCAAGCTGCGGCCGGTGGAGTTCAACGTCGACGGCGTGTTTGTCGCCGGTCTGGCCCACTATCCCAAGCCGCTGGAGGAGTCGATCTCCCAGGCCCTGGCGGCCGCCGCCAAGGCCGGCCGGCTGCTGGCCCGCAAGGAGATCAATCTGGAGCCCAATGTCGCCCTGGTGAATCCGATCCTCTGCGATGGCTGCGGCCTGTGCGTCGAGGTTTGCCCCTACCAGGCCATCACCCTGGCGGAATACCGCGATGAGAGCGGAGAACCGCGTAAAACCGTGCATATCGATCAGGTGTTGTGCAAAGGCTGCGGCATCTGCCAGGGCACCTGTCCCAAACGGGGCGTGGATGTGGCCGGCTTCACCTATGCACAGATCGAGGCACAGATCGACGCGGCCCTGGAAATAGCCGAACCGGCGGAGGAAGAGGCATGA